The following proteins are co-located in the Portunus trituberculatus isolate SZX2019 chromosome 16, ASM1759143v1, whole genome shotgun sequence genome:
- the LOC123504540 gene encoding isoleucine--tRNA ligase, mitochondrial-like isoform X2, translated as MSGQLSAQRFAVEALEIQRSVFQRWGLLADWGEVYRTLDPQYVSRQLHLFIDLYEKGFIYQDYKPVYFSPSLGTSLAEAELEYEPQHVSPSVFLALPVTSALPATLDRLPSAAQSQLYLPIWTTTPWTLPLNQAICFAPDKPYLLVWVCWKDQRLVLVWSEELLYELERIVGKDQITVMGHIEEQELAALRYRAPLDQRECPCLPASHVTMVKGTGLVHTAPAHGHDDFLVALQYKLPVECQVDEQGKFMDGVMAELRGLKVLEEGNQSVLQLLADNGGPRGALLLKEESYTHSYPYDWRTRKPVIIRATKQWFIDTHRIKEAALAALEEVEILPQRLEAGMISQLKNRPYWCISRQRVWGTPIPVFYDPDTNQPIVERSIIQHVAKVLEEEGSDSWWSKGENDLLPPALIEKLQKNGKPLPKKGSDILDIWFDSGSSWHCVLGEPKADLYLEGVDQFNGWFLSSLLTSVAATGKAPYRMLYVHGFALDEHGRKMSKSLGNVVDPQEVTDGGKDSSRKPAYGADVLRWWVGSHAADHSTMTIGQQHLEQGRDSVQKIRAVLRFLLASVKDYQPCQHSLPVQDLRPIDRYMLHLLHFHIQKVWLHYNNMRYNWVAKASLTFINNTLSGLYISSIRDRLYCDARLGSRRMSALLVLHHLLHQLLLSLAPILPHLAEEVAQHFTDANDWRVFHQVITELPSSWHQPQLASAFEQCLTVRERLFKSSPASDWSKLQVHITAEKNLMENLRLLQTSHTSSHSGLCELLQVSHVTLETNQEEKDGFSLRLSKAEGGKCLRCRRYTTEGGAELCARCLEVISSHE; from the exons ATGTCTGGTCAACTTTCTG CACAAAGGTTTGCAGTGGAGGCTTTGGAGATTCAGCGTTCAGTGTTCCAGCGCTGGGGTTTGCTGGCTGACTGGGGTGAGGTGTATCGCACTCTGGATCCTCAGTACGTCTCCCGCCAGCTGCACCTCTTCATTGACCTCTACGAGAAAGGATTCATTTATCAG GACTACAAGCCAGTATACTTCTCCCCGAGTCTTGGAACATCACTGGCTGAGGCGGAGCTTGAGTATGAGCCTCAGCATGTAAGCCCCTCAGTGTTCCTTGCCCTGCCTGTCACTTCAGCCCTGCCTGCCACTTTG GATAGACTACCCAGTGCTGCCCAGTCTCAGCTCTATCTACCCATCTGGACCACCACTCCCTGGACGCTGCCCCTCAACCAGGCCATTTGCTTTGCTCCAGATAAACCGTACCtcttggtgtgggtgtgttggaaGGATCAAAGGCTGGTATTAGTCTGGAGTGAAGAGCTGTTATATGAACTAGAGAGGATCGTTGGAAAAGACCAGATTACCGTCATGGGTCATATTGAAG AGCAGGAGCTGGCTGCTCTGAGATACCGAGCACCCTTGGATCAGCGTGAATGCCCTTGTTTGCCAGCCAGTCACGTCACGATGGTCAAGGGCACTGGTTTGGTGCACACAGCCCCAGCTCATGGCCATGACGATTTCCTTGTGGCCTTGCAATATAAACTACCTGTG GAATGCCAAGTGGATGAGCAAGGCAAGTTTATGGATGGAGTGATGGCAGAACTCAGGGGACTTAAAGTATtggaggaaggtaaccagtCTGTCCTGCAGCTTTTGG CTGATAATGGAGGGCCTAGAGGAGCCTTGCTGCTCAAAGAGGAGTCATACACACATTCTTATCCCTACGATTGGCGTACACGGAAACCTGTCATCATCCGGGCCACCAAGCAGTGGTTCATTGACACTCACCGGATCAAGGAGGCTGCCTTG GCTGCCCTGGAAGAAGTTGAAATACTCCCCCAGCGGCTGGAGGCAGGGATGATCTCTCAGTTGAAGAATCGCCCTTATTGGTGCATCTCTCGTCAGCGTGTCTGGGGAACGCCAATCCCTGTATTTTATGACCCAGACACTAACCAGCCTATTGTAGAAAG GAGTATCATTCAGCATGTGGCCAaagtgctggaggaggaagggagtgataGTTGGTGgagtaagggagagaatgaCTTACTTCCTCCAGCACTGATAGAGAAACTGCAAAAGAATGGCAAACCTCTACCAAAGAAA GGATCAGACATTCTAGACATCTGGTTTGATTCTGGTTCTTCATGGCACTGTGTCTTGGGAGAACCCAAGGCTGATCTCTACTTGGAGGGAGTGGACCAATTCAATGGATGGTTCCTTTCATCTCTGCTCACATCTGTAGCAGCCACTGGGAAGGCTCCATACAG gatGCTGTATGTGCATGGGTTTGCCCTGGATGAGCATGGCCGCAAGATGAGCAAGTCTCTGGGTAATGTAGTGGATCCACAGGAAGTgactgatggagggaaggattcCTCCAGAAAGCCTGCCTATGGGGCTGATGTGCTCAg GTGGTGGGTTGGAAGCCATGCAGCAGACCACTCCACCATGACCATTGGGCAGCAGCATCTTGAACAGGGACGGGACAGTGTTCAGAAGATACGTGCTGTGCTTAGATTCTTGCTTGCTTCTGTCAAGGATTACCAACCCTGTCAGCACAGTCTCCCTGTCCAGGACTTGAGACCCATTGACCGCTACATGCTGcatctccttcatttccatATACAAAAG GTTTGGTTGCACTACAACAACATGCGTTACAACTGGGTGGCCAAGGCTTCCCTCACATTCATCAATAACACACTCTCAGGCTTGTACATCTCTTCCATTCGGGACAG ACTGTACTGTGATGCTCGTCTGGGTAGCAGGCGTATGTCAGCCCTGTTGGTCCTCCATCACCTGCTACACCAACTGTTACTCTCTTTGGCCCCCATCCTTCCCCACCTGGCAGAGGAAGTGGCACAGCACTTCACTGATGCTAATG ACTGGCGTGTGTTTCATCAGGTCATTACAGAGCTGCCCTCATCATGGCATCAACCACAACTTGCCAGTGCATTTGAACAGTGTCTCACTGTTCGTGAAAGACTTTTTAAGTCCTCCCCAGCTTCAGATTGGTCTAAGCTACAAGTTCACATTACAGCTGAGAAGAATTTAATGGAGAACCTGAGG CTGCTGCAGACTAGTCACACATCCTCCCACTCTGGTCTTTGTGAATTGTTGCAAGTATCTCATGTCACCCTTGAAACTAACCAAG aggagaaagatggcTTTTCCTTAAGACTTTCAAAGGCAGAAGGTGGCAAATGTCTAAGATGTCGGCGTTACAcaacagaaggaggagcagagtTGTGTGCCCGTTGTTTGGAGGTCATCTCTTCGCATGAATAG
- the LOC123504540 gene encoding isoleucine--tRNA ligase, mitochondrial-like isoform X4: MATQRFAVEALEIQRSVFQRWGLLADWGEVYRTLDPQYVSRQLHLFIDLYEKGFIYQDYKPVYFSPSLGTSLAEAELEYEPQHVSPSVFLALPVTSALPATLDRLPSAAQSQLYLPIWTTTPWTLPLNQAICFAPDKPYLLVWVCWKDQRLVLVWSEELLYELERIVGKDQITVMGHIEEQELAALRYRAPLDQRECPCLPASHVTMVKGTGLVHTAPAHGHDDFLVALQYKLPVECQVDEQGKFMDGVMAELRGLKVLEEGNQSVLQLLADNGGPRGALLLKEESYTHSYPYDWRTRKPVIIRATKQWFIDTHRIKEAALAALEEVEILPQRLEAGMISQLKNRPYWCISRQRVWGTPIPVFYDPDTNQPIVERSIIQHVAKVLEEEGSDSWWSKGENDLLPPALIEKLQKNGKPLPKKGSDILDIWFDSGSSWHCVLGEPKADLYLEGVDQFNGWFLSSLLTSVAATGKAPYRMLYVHGFALDEHGRKMSKSLGNVVDPQEVTDGGKDSSRKPAYGADVLRWWVGSHAADHSTMTIGQQHLEQGRDSVQKIRAVLRFLLASVKDYQPCQHSLPVQDLRPIDRYMLHLLHFHIQKVWLHYNNMRYNWVAKASLTFINNTLSGLYISSIRDRLYCDARLGSRRMSALLVLHHLLHQLLLSLAPILPHLAEEVAQHFTDANDWRVFHQVITELPSSWHQPQLASAFEQCLTVRERLFKSSPASDWSKLQVHITAEKNLMENLRLLQTSHTSSHSGLCELLQVSHVTLETNQEEKDGFSLRLSKAEGGKCLRCRRYTTEGGAELCARCLEVISSHE, translated from the exons ATGGCAA CACAAAGGTTTGCAGTGGAGGCTTTGGAGATTCAGCGTTCAGTGTTCCAGCGCTGGGGTTTGCTGGCTGACTGGGGTGAGGTGTATCGCACTCTGGATCCTCAGTACGTCTCCCGCCAGCTGCACCTCTTCATTGACCTCTACGAGAAAGGATTCATTTATCAG GACTACAAGCCAGTATACTTCTCCCCGAGTCTTGGAACATCACTGGCTGAGGCGGAGCTTGAGTATGAGCCTCAGCATGTAAGCCCCTCAGTGTTCCTTGCCCTGCCTGTCACTTCAGCCCTGCCTGCCACTTTG GATAGACTACCCAGTGCTGCCCAGTCTCAGCTCTATCTACCCATCTGGACCACCACTCCCTGGACGCTGCCCCTCAACCAGGCCATTTGCTTTGCTCCAGATAAACCGTACCtcttggtgtgggtgtgttggaaGGATCAAAGGCTGGTATTAGTCTGGAGTGAAGAGCTGTTATATGAACTAGAGAGGATCGTTGGAAAAGACCAGATTACCGTCATGGGTCATATTGAAG AGCAGGAGCTGGCTGCTCTGAGATACCGAGCACCCTTGGATCAGCGTGAATGCCCTTGTTTGCCAGCCAGTCACGTCACGATGGTCAAGGGCACTGGTTTGGTGCACACAGCCCCAGCTCATGGCCATGACGATTTCCTTGTGGCCTTGCAATATAAACTACCTGTG GAATGCCAAGTGGATGAGCAAGGCAAGTTTATGGATGGAGTGATGGCAGAACTCAGGGGACTTAAAGTATtggaggaaggtaaccagtCTGTCCTGCAGCTTTTGG CTGATAATGGAGGGCCTAGAGGAGCCTTGCTGCTCAAAGAGGAGTCATACACACATTCTTATCCCTACGATTGGCGTACACGGAAACCTGTCATCATCCGGGCCACCAAGCAGTGGTTCATTGACACTCACCGGATCAAGGAGGCTGCCTTG GCTGCCCTGGAAGAAGTTGAAATACTCCCCCAGCGGCTGGAGGCAGGGATGATCTCTCAGTTGAAGAATCGCCCTTATTGGTGCATCTCTCGTCAGCGTGTCTGGGGAACGCCAATCCCTGTATTTTATGACCCAGACACTAACCAGCCTATTGTAGAAAG GAGTATCATTCAGCATGTGGCCAaagtgctggaggaggaagggagtgataGTTGGTGgagtaagggagagaatgaCTTACTTCCTCCAGCACTGATAGAGAAACTGCAAAAGAATGGCAAACCTCTACCAAAGAAA GGATCAGACATTCTAGACATCTGGTTTGATTCTGGTTCTTCATGGCACTGTGTCTTGGGAGAACCCAAGGCTGATCTCTACTTGGAGGGAGTGGACCAATTCAATGGATGGTTCCTTTCATCTCTGCTCACATCTGTAGCAGCCACTGGGAAGGCTCCATACAG gatGCTGTATGTGCATGGGTTTGCCCTGGATGAGCATGGCCGCAAGATGAGCAAGTCTCTGGGTAATGTAGTGGATCCACAGGAAGTgactgatggagggaaggattcCTCCAGAAAGCCTGCCTATGGGGCTGATGTGCTCAg GTGGTGGGTTGGAAGCCATGCAGCAGACCACTCCACCATGACCATTGGGCAGCAGCATCTTGAACAGGGACGGGACAGTGTTCAGAAGATACGTGCTGTGCTTAGATTCTTGCTTGCTTCTGTCAAGGATTACCAACCCTGTCAGCACAGTCTCCCTGTCCAGGACTTGAGACCCATTGACCGCTACATGCTGcatctccttcatttccatATACAAAAG GTTTGGTTGCACTACAACAACATGCGTTACAACTGGGTGGCCAAGGCTTCCCTCACATTCATCAATAACACACTCTCAGGCTTGTACATCTCTTCCATTCGGGACAG ACTGTACTGTGATGCTCGTCTGGGTAGCAGGCGTATGTCAGCCCTGTTGGTCCTCCATCACCTGCTACACCAACTGTTACTCTCTTTGGCCCCCATCCTTCCCCACCTGGCAGAGGAAGTGGCACAGCACTTCACTGATGCTAATG ACTGGCGTGTGTTTCATCAGGTCATTACAGAGCTGCCCTCATCATGGCATCAACCACAACTTGCCAGTGCATTTGAACAGTGTCTCACTGTTCGTGAAAGACTTTTTAAGTCCTCCCCAGCTTCAGATTGGTCTAAGCTACAAGTTCACATTACAGCTGAGAAGAATTTAATGGAGAACCTGAGG CTGCTGCAGACTAGTCACACATCCTCCCACTCTGGTCTTTGTGAATTGTTGCAAGTATCTCATGTCACCCTTGAAACTAACCAAG aggagaaagatggcTTTTCCTTAAGACTTTCAAAGGCAGAAGGTGGCAAATGTCTAAGATGTCGGCGTTACAcaacagaaggaggagcagagtTGTGTGCCCGTTGTTTGGAGGTCATCTCTTCGCATGAATAG
- the LOC123504540 gene encoding isoleucine--tRNA ligase, mitochondrial-like isoform X3, which produces MMDRCNAQRFAVEALEIQRSVFQRWGLLADWGEVYRTLDPQYVSRQLHLFIDLYEKGFIYQDYKPVYFSPSLGTSLAEAELEYEPQHVSPSVFLALPVTSALPATLDRLPSAAQSQLYLPIWTTTPWTLPLNQAICFAPDKPYLLVWVCWKDQRLVLVWSEELLYELERIVGKDQITVMGHIEEQELAALRYRAPLDQRECPCLPASHVTMVKGTGLVHTAPAHGHDDFLVALQYKLPVECQVDEQGKFMDGVMAELRGLKVLEEGNQSVLQLLADNGGPRGALLLKEESYTHSYPYDWRTRKPVIIRATKQWFIDTHRIKEAALAALEEVEILPQRLEAGMISQLKNRPYWCISRQRVWGTPIPVFYDPDTNQPIVERSIIQHVAKVLEEEGSDSWWSKGENDLLPPALIEKLQKNGKPLPKKGSDILDIWFDSGSSWHCVLGEPKADLYLEGVDQFNGWFLSSLLTSVAATGKAPYRMLYVHGFALDEHGRKMSKSLGNVVDPQEVTDGGKDSSRKPAYGADVLRWWVGSHAADHSTMTIGQQHLEQGRDSVQKIRAVLRFLLASVKDYQPCQHSLPVQDLRPIDRYMLHLLHFHIQKVWLHYNNMRYNWVAKASLTFINNTLSGLYISSIRDRLYCDARLGSRRMSALLVLHHLLHQLLLSLAPILPHLAEEVAQHFTDANDWRVFHQVITELPSSWHQPQLASAFEQCLTVRERLFKSSPASDWSKLQVHITAEKNLMENLRLLQTSHTSSHSGLCELLQVSHVTLETNQEEKDGFSLRLSKAEGGKCLRCRRYTTEGGAELCARCLEVISSHE; this is translated from the exons ATGATGGATCGTTGTAATG CACAAAGGTTTGCAGTGGAGGCTTTGGAGATTCAGCGTTCAGTGTTCCAGCGCTGGGGTTTGCTGGCTGACTGGGGTGAGGTGTATCGCACTCTGGATCCTCAGTACGTCTCCCGCCAGCTGCACCTCTTCATTGACCTCTACGAGAAAGGATTCATTTATCAG GACTACAAGCCAGTATACTTCTCCCCGAGTCTTGGAACATCACTGGCTGAGGCGGAGCTTGAGTATGAGCCTCAGCATGTAAGCCCCTCAGTGTTCCTTGCCCTGCCTGTCACTTCAGCCCTGCCTGCCACTTTG GATAGACTACCCAGTGCTGCCCAGTCTCAGCTCTATCTACCCATCTGGACCACCACTCCCTGGACGCTGCCCCTCAACCAGGCCATTTGCTTTGCTCCAGATAAACCGTACCtcttggtgtgggtgtgttggaaGGATCAAAGGCTGGTATTAGTCTGGAGTGAAGAGCTGTTATATGAACTAGAGAGGATCGTTGGAAAAGACCAGATTACCGTCATGGGTCATATTGAAG AGCAGGAGCTGGCTGCTCTGAGATACCGAGCACCCTTGGATCAGCGTGAATGCCCTTGTTTGCCAGCCAGTCACGTCACGATGGTCAAGGGCACTGGTTTGGTGCACACAGCCCCAGCTCATGGCCATGACGATTTCCTTGTGGCCTTGCAATATAAACTACCTGTG GAATGCCAAGTGGATGAGCAAGGCAAGTTTATGGATGGAGTGATGGCAGAACTCAGGGGACTTAAAGTATtggaggaaggtaaccagtCTGTCCTGCAGCTTTTGG CTGATAATGGAGGGCCTAGAGGAGCCTTGCTGCTCAAAGAGGAGTCATACACACATTCTTATCCCTACGATTGGCGTACACGGAAACCTGTCATCATCCGGGCCACCAAGCAGTGGTTCATTGACACTCACCGGATCAAGGAGGCTGCCTTG GCTGCCCTGGAAGAAGTTGAAATACTCCCCCAGCGGCTGGAGGCAGGGATGATCTCTCAGTTGAAGAATCGCCCTTATTGGTGCATCTCTCGTCAGCGTGTCTGGGGAACGCCAATCCCTGTATTTTATGACCCAGACACTAACCAGCCTATTGTAGAAAG GAGTATCATTCAGCATGTGGCCAaagtgctggaggaggaagggagtgataGTTGGTGgagtaagggagagaatgaCTTACTTCCTCCAGCACTGATAGAGAAACTGCAAAAGAATGGCAAACCTCTACCAAAGAAA GGATCAGACATTCTAGACATCTGGTTTGATTCTGGTTCTTCATGGCACTGTGTCTTGGGAGAACCCAAGGCTGATCTCTACTTGGAGGGAGTGGACCAATTCAATGGATGGTTCCTTTCATCTCTGCTCACATCTGTAGCAGCCACTGGGAAGGCTCCATACAG gatGCTGTATGTGCATGGGTTTGCCCTGGATGAGCATGGCCGCAAGATGAGCAAGTCTCTGGGTAATGTAGTGGATCCACAGGAAGTgactgatggagggaaggattcCTCCAGAAAGCCTGCCTATGGGGCTGATGTGCTCAg GTGGTGGGTTGGAAGCCATGCAGCAGACCACTCCACCATGACCATTGGGCAGCAGCATCTTGAACAGGGACGGGACAGTGTTCAGAAGATACGTGCTGTGCTTAGATTCTTGCTTGCTTCTGTCAAGGATTACCAACCCTGTCAGCACAGTCTCCCTGTCCAGGACTTGAGACCCATTGACCGCTACATGCTGcatctccttcatttccatATACAAAAG GTTTGGTTGCACTACAACAACATGCGTTACAACTGGGTGGCCAAGGCTTCCCTCACATTCATCAATAACACACTCTCAGGCTTGTACATCTCTTCCATTCGGGACAG ACTGTACTGTGATGCTCGTCTGGGTAGCAGGCGTATGTCAGCCCTGTTGGTCCTCCATCACCTGCTACACCAACTGTTACTCTCTTTGGCCCCCATCCTTCCCCACCTGGCAGAGGAAGTGGCACAGCACTTCACTGATGCTAATG ACTGGCGTGTGTTTCATCAGGTCATTACAGAGCTGCCCTCATCATGGCATCAACCACAACTTGCCAGTGCATTTGAACAGTGTCTCACTGTTCGTGAAAGACTTTTTAAGTCCTCCCCAGCTTCAGATTGGTCTAAGCTACAAGTTCACATTACAGCTGAGAAGAATTTAATGGAGAACCTGAGG CTGCTGCAGACTAGTCACACATCCTCCCACTCTGGTCTTTGTGAATTGTTGCAAGTATCTCATGTCACCCTTGAAACTAACCAAG aggagaaagatggcTTTTCCTTAAGACTTTCAAAGGCAGAAGGTGGCAAATGTCTAAGATGTCGGCGTTACAcaacagaaggaggagcagagtTGTGTGCCCGTTGTTTGGAGGTCATCTCTTCGCATGAATAG